A stretch of Methanobrevibacter sp. DNA encodes these proteins:
- the lonB gene encoding ATP-dependent protease LonB, with the protein MLDYNNIKSSQDIEVPPLLIDQVIGHEESIETIKKAAKQRRNVLLIGDPGVGKSMLAKGMAQILPHETLQDILVYPNMEDNNHPLIRSVPAGEGKKIVSATKGSAKGHEERKTIITMFAIGGILVIGFMYGRLLESIIAAALILLISIQIKPKTNNMSPKLLVNNQESRFAPFMDATGAHAGALLGDVRHDPYQSGGLGTPAHERVEAGMIHKANRGVLYIDEIGTMSMKTQQELLSAMQEKKYAITGQSENSSGAMVRSQAVPCDFVLVASGNLQVLEGMHIAMRSRIRGYGYEVFMKDYMEDTTENREKLVQFVAQEVKNDGRIPHFAPDALDEIIMEAKRRSGKQNALTLRLRDLGGLVRSAGDVAIEKGAELVTAEHVYEAKRFARTLEQQIADRSILQRKDYSMVSSEGGRVGLVNGLAVIGDRSGIVSPIAAEAAPTQSKSGGQIIATGKLGEIAQESVQNVSALIKKYTNKDISNYDIHVQFIQTYDGVEGDSASVSIATAVISAIEEIPIDQTVALTGSLNVRGDVMPIGGATAKIEAAAEAGMKKVLIPKSNLKDVMIEKKYEEMIEIIPTETLSDVLENILISGSNKDKLIEKMKNIGSRVAEKVPQTKINNPTTN; encoded by the coding sequence ATGTTAGATTATAATAATATTAAAAGCTCACAGGATATTGAAGTTCCGCCTTTATTAATTGATCAGGTAATCGGACACGAAGAGTCCATCGAGACAATTAAAAAAGCAGCAAAACAAAGAAGAAACGTTTTGCTTATTGGTGATCCAGGTGTTGGAAAATCAATGCTTGCAAAAGGTATGGCTCAGATATTACCTCATGAAACCCTTCAAGATATTTTAGTATACCCTAATATGGAAGACAACAACCACCCATTAATAAGATCAGTGCCTGCTGGAGAAGGTAAAAAAATAGTAAGTGCAACAAAAGGCTCAGCAAAAGGTCACGAAGAAAGAAAGACCATAATAACAATGTTTGCAATTGGAGGAATCCTTGTAATAGGATTCATGTATGGAAGATTACTCGAATCAATCATTGCAGCAGCATTAATCTTACTCATATCAATACAAATTAAACCAAAAACCAATAACATGTCTCCAAAATTATTGGTGAATAATCAGGAATCCAGATTTGCACCATTCATGGATGCAACAGGAGCTCATGCAGGAGCATTATTAGGGGACGTACGTCACGACCCATATCAATCCGGAGGATTAGGTACACCTGCACACGAACGTGTAGAAGCAGGAATGATTCACAAAGCTAACCGTGGAGTTTTATACATTGACGAAATCGGTACAATGAGTATGAAAACCCAACAGGAATTATTATCTGCAATGCAGGAGAAAAAATATGCAATTACTGGTCAAAGTGAAAACTCAAGTGGTGCTATGGTAAGGTCCCAGGCAGTACCATGTGACTTTGTGCTTGTAGCATCAGGAAACCTTCAAGTATTGGAAGGAATGCACATTGCAATGAGGTCCAGAATCAGAGGATACGGTTACGAAGTATTTATGAAAGACTACATGGAAGACACAACTGAAAACAGAGAAAAACTTGTTCAGTTCGTAGCACAGGAAGTCAAAAACGATGGAAGAATTCCTCACTTTGCTCCAGATGCATTGGATGAAATAATCATGGAAGCAAAAAGAAGATCTGGAAAACAAAATGCATTAACCTTAAGATTACGTGATTTAGGCGGATTAGTCAGGTCTGCAGGAGATGTTGCAATAGAAAAAGGAGCAGAACTTGTAACTGCAGAACATGTATATGAAGCAAAAAGATTCGCAAGAACTCTTGAACAGCAAATCGCTGACAGATCCATATTGCAAAGAAAAGATTACAGTATGGTATCATCTGAAGGGGGAAGAGTTGGTCTTGTAAACGGTCTTGCAGTAATAGGTGACAGAAGTGGAATTGTATCACCAATCGCAGCAGAAGCTGCACCGACACAATCAAAAAGCGGTGGTCAGATAATCGCTACCGGTAAATTAGGTGAAATTGCACAGGAATCTGTTCAAAACGTTAGTGCATTGATTAAGAAATACACCAACAAGGACATTTCCAACTACGACATTCACGTTCAGTTCATCCAAACATATGATGGTGTGGAAGGTGACTCAGCTAGTGTAAGTATAGCAACTGCTGTAATATCTGCAATTGAAGAAATTCCAATAGACCAGACTGTTGCATTGACCGGTTCACTAAATGTGCGTGGAGATGTAATGCCTATCGGTGGAGCAACCGCTAAAATCGAAGCGGCCGCAGAAGCAGGAATGAAAAAAGTATTGATTCCAAAATCCAACTTGAAAGATGTTATGATTGAGAAGAAATACGAAGAAATGATTGAAATTATTCCAACTGAAACCTTGAGTGATGTTTTAGAAAATATTTTAATCAGCGGATCCAATAAGGATAAACTAATTGAAAAAATGAAAAACATCGGTTCCAGAGTTGCAGAAAAAGTTCCACAAACAAAAATTAATAATCCAACTACTAATTAA